In Roseibium algicola, the DNA window GCCTTTCTGCTCGGTTATCTCTGCGTCTGGATCTTGTCGGGCCTGTTGCTTGTGCCACTGGCGTTTGTCCTGGCGCTTGCCGGCACCTGGATCGACCTGTCGTTGGCGTTCGGTGTCGCTGTCGTTTGGAGTATGTCCCCGCTCGCCCAATGGGCCAGAAACAGGTGCCACGGTACTAGCCGGATGGCAGCTTTCGGACAGGAGGCACAGGCTGATGGTTGCTGGTTCGGTCTTCGAACCGGGGCGGCTTGTGTGTTTGCTTGCTGGCCCTGGATGCTTGTGCCTTTGCAGGTGGAGACCGGCCACATTGCCGTGATGGTGCTGACAGGTCTCTATCTTTTCGCCGACCGGATTGCACCGCCTGCCGCGCCAGTCTGGCGCCTGCCTCCGGCACTGGAAACTGTCCTGGGGGTGTCGCTCCTGCCAGGAGGACGCAGAGCGAACAGGCACAGTCCGCCCCACACCAAGCCGCTTGCTGCAACAAGCCAGCCTGTCCGGACACGCCATTGACGGTCAGAGGAGGAAATCATGCCGATCAATTTCATTCCGAACGACCCGAGAGCTGGACACCCGCCTTCAGCCGTCATCGAGGCGCATGCTGAGCGACCAGATGAACTGGCCCGGTATGTCTATCTGGGCTCCGTCCCGGAAGACACATATCCAACTGACAGCGACGGCTTTCTGTTCTGGCAGTGCCGCGAGGCCGCTCTCAGAGCCATCGACCTTTGGGAGTTGATCGACGGGAGTACGCTGACCACGTGGCAGAACGGGAAAACCCTGCGGCTGAAACACAAGACACCGGGGCAGCCTCAACTCAATGCCTATTACGACAGGCTTTCGCTTTCGTTTTTTCAGGTGGATGCTGCCGGGGGAGACAGTTACCGCTCAGGGGCAAGTACCGATGTTGTCGCACACGAGGCGGGCCATGCCTTTCTGGATGCAATCCGCCCGGACCTTTGGGGGGCTTTTCAGGCGGAGCCGGGTGCTTTTCACGAAGCCTTCGGAGACTGCATCGCAATTCTCGTCGCGCTTCAGGACAAGGCGACCCGCCAGGTGCTTGTGGATCAAGGGTTGTTGAGACAGAAGAACTTTGTCGAGACCACTGCAGAGGATCTGTCCCACGGTATTGCCGTCCTGGTCGACGCAAATCACAATGCGGCGGTCCCACGGCGCGCTCTCAACACACATCAATGGGTGATGCCGGCCTCCTTGCCGGTGTCAGGTGGCCCGGGCGTTCTGATCAACGAAGTACATTCGCTGGGCATGATCTTCAGCGGTTGTTTTTACGACACGCTGACGAACATCTATCAGTCGCGCGGTGTGGAGAGCGAAAAAGGATTGCTGGCGGCGGCAAGGACGGCGGGAGAGTTGCTGGTTGCTGCTGCGCGTACGGCGCCACTTAAGCCTCGATTTTTCCAGGCTGTCGGCAACGCCATGCTGATTGCGGACGGAATGCGCAATGCCGGGGTCAATGCCCAGGCAATCCGGGACGGGTTCGAGAGCCATAATGTGCTGTTGAATGCCGAACAACTGACATCCCCCACCGTAGTTCTGGCTGGCCGACCGCCTTCGGAAAC includes these proteins:
- a CDS encoding DUF2182 domain-containing protein, translating into MSRLAAFAVQTSRGAMPWLVALSAGSYLLLGFAQPASNVAAICGRLNVAQSVYLPAPNLQFSQILQAVAADWILMVVAMMAPLVAANLSYVGRVVHASQKVAASIAFLLGYLCVWILSGLLLVPLAFVLALAGTWIDLSLAFGVAVVWSMSPLAQWARNRCHGTSRMAAFGQEAQADGCWFGLRTGAACVFACWPWMLVPLQVETGHIAVMVLTGLYLFADRIAPPAAPVWRLPPALETVLGVSLLPGGRRANRHSPPHTKPLAATSQPVRTRH